The Buchnera aphidicola (Chaitophorus populicola) nucleotide sequence ACACCAATGTATTGGTTTTAATCCTTGATACAAAAAATTTTTTTTAAGAATTTTATAAATTATTCGTATTATATTTGCTTGATTATGATAATCCATTGTTAATAATGAATTTTTCCAATCAGCTAAGACACCTAATCTTATGAAATCTTTTTTTTGTTTTAAAACTTGTTTAAGTGCATGTTTTCTGCATTTTAAACGAATGTCTTTTTTAGTTAAATTACAAAAATTTTTTTTATGTTTTTTTTCGATATTATGTTCAATAGGTAAACCATGACAATCCCAACATGGAATAAATGGTACTTGATATCCTTCAAGTGTTTTATATTTAATAATTATATCTTTTAAAATTTTATTTAAAGCATGACCTATATGTATTTTACCATTTGCATATGGAGGTCCATCATGAATAATAAATTTTTTTTTATTTTGTCTTGATGTAATAATTAATGCATAAATATTTTTTTCTTTCCATTCTTTTAATATTTCTATTTCTTTTTGTGGTAAATTTCCTCTCATAGAAAATTTAGTTTGAGGTAAATTTAAGGTATTTTTATAATTTATCATAAGTTTTTTTTCTTATTTTGTATTAATAGTATATAATTGAGAATTAATTTTTATAATTTTATCAAAAGTAAATTTTTATTAATTGTAGAATTTATATATTTTATATTGAAAATATTTAATTTTTATGTTTTGTACTAAAAAAATTATTTTAGTATAATGAAATTATATTATAAGTATTTAAATGCAGGAGTTTATTATGGCTAATTTAAAATCTTCTAAAAAAAGTATTCTGTTATCTGTTAAAAGAAAAATTTCTAATAATAAAAATCGTTCTATGATTAAAACATACATAAAAAAAGTTTTATTATGTATTACGATTAATGATTTTAATAAATCAATGATTGCTTTTAAAAAAATGCAATCTGTAGTAGATCGATATTCTATGAAAAAAATTATACATAAAAATAAAGCAGCACGATATAAATCTAATTTATTAAAAAAAATTAGAAACATATCAAAATAAATATTTTTATTTAATAAAAAATTTTTAGAGAAGCAGTATTGTTTCTAAATTTTATATTAATTTATGAAATTAATACCGCTTTATATTTTATTCTCATTTTGTTAAATCTTGAAAAAATTTTTTTACACCATCAAAAAATCTTTTTGAACGAGGGTTATTTTTATCTCCTTGATTACCTTTTAAACTATTATTTAAATCATATAGAAGTTTTTTTTGATATTGATTAAGATTAATTGGTGTTTCCACTATAATTTTACATAATAAATCTCCTGTTATATAGTTTCTAATTGATTGTACACCTTTTCCTTTTACTCGAAATAATTTACCTGTTTGTGTTTCTGGTGGAATTTTGATTTTTACTTGTCCATTTAAGGTTGGTACTTCAACTTTTCCACCTAATGCTGCTAGAGTAAAATTAATAGGAATTTCACAGTATAAATCATTTTTTTTTCTTGTGAAAATAGGATGTTTTTTAATATTGATTTGTATATATAAATCTCCAGAAGCAGCTCCGTTTTCTCCAGCTTCACCTTCGTTGTTTAATCTAATTTTATCATTATTATCTACTCCAGCAGGAATTTTTATAGAGAGTTTTTTAGATTTTTGAATTCTTCCATATCCATTACAAGTATGACATGGATTTTTAATAAATTTTCCTTGACCTTGGCACGAAGGACATGTTTGTTGTACTGTAAAAAATCCTTTTCTCATATGTATATTTCCTTTTCCATGACATGTATTACAATTTTCTGGAACTGTTCCTGTTTGTGTTTTATTTCCACGACACGTATGACATTGTTGCAAAGATGGAATATGAATTTCTTTAACTACACCTTTAACTGCTTCTTCTAAGTTTAATGAAATATTATACTGTAAATCTGATCCACGATTATTTTGTCTTTGATTGCTGTTTTCAAAAATATCTCCAAATACATCTCCGAATATATCTCCGAAATCAGTTGAACTGCTAAAAGATCCATTAAAATCATTTCCAGAAGAATTTTGTTCAAAAGCAGAATGTCCATATTGGTCATACGCTGCTCTTTTATCTGGATTAATTAAAATTTCATATGCTTCTTTAATTTCTTTAAATTTTATTTCTGAGGATTTACTGTTGTTATTTCTATCAGGATGGTGTTTTACAGCAAGTCTTTTATAAGCTCGTTTTATTTCTCTATCAGTAGCTGATTTAGAAATATTTAAAATTTTATAATAATCTTTTTTATTCATATTTTTATCTCTTTTTAAATATTTATTATATATATTTTAAACGGGCGTAGATTTTTTTATTTCTTCGCCCGTTTGCACTAAAAAAATTAATAAATATTAATAATATTAACTTTATTTTTTTGAATTTTTTACTTCTTCAAATTCCGCATCTACTACTTTTGGATCTTTTTTTGATTCAGAAGAAGTATTATTTTCATTAGATTTGTTAGATGTGTTTTGTTGTTTTGTAGCTTCTATTAATTTTGAAGATACTTTTAACAATTCTTGTATTTTAGATTCAATTTCTTGTTTATTTTCTTTTTTTAATGCTTCATCTAGATTTTTTAACGCTAATTCAATAGATTCTTTATCTTTGATATCAATTTTATCTTTACATTCTTCTAATTGTTTTCTAGTGCTATGTGAAATTTGATCTCCTTGATTTCTAATTTGAACTAATTCTTCAAATTTTCGATCTTCTTCAGCATGAGCTTCTGCTTCGGAAATCATTTTCTTAATTTCTTCTTCTTTTAATCCAGAAGAGGCTTGTATAGTAATTTTTTGTTCTTTTCCAGTTTTTTTATCTTTTGCAGATACATGTAAAATTCCATCTGCATCAATATCAAATGTTACTTCTATTTGCGCCATTCCTCTTGGTGCTGGCTGTATTCCATCTAAATTAAATTGTCCTAAAGATTTATTATCGTTAGATTTTTTACGTTCACCTTGTAAAACATGAATTGTTACAGCTGATTGATTATCTTCTGCTGTAGAAAAGATTTGGCTATGTTTAGTTGGTATTGTAGTATTTTTATTAATTAAAGTTGTCATTACACCACCCATAGTTTCAATTCCTAGAGATAA carries:
- the rpsT gene encoding 30S ribosomal protein S20; its protein translation is MANLKSSKKSILLSVKRKISNNKNRSMIKTYIKKVLLCITINDFNKSMIAFKKMQSVVDRYSMKKIIHKNKAARYKSNLLKKIRNISK
- the dnaJ gene encoding molecular chaperone DnaJ — protein: MNKKDYYKILNISKSATDREIKRAYKRLAVKHHPDRNNNSKSSEIKFKEIKEAYEILINPDKRAAYDQYGHSAFEQNSSGNDFNGSFSSSTDFGDIFGDVFGDIFENSNQRQNNRGSDLQYNISLNLEEAVKGVVKEIHIPSLQQCHTCRGNKTQTGTVPENCNTCHGKGNIHMRKGFFTVQQTCPSCQGQGKFIKNPCHTCNGYGRIQKSKKLSIKIPAGVDNNDKIRLNNEGEAGENGAASGDLYIQINIKKHPIFTRKKNDLYCEIPINFTLAALGGKVEVPTLNGQVKIKIPPETQTGKLFRVKGKGVQSIRNYITGDLLCKIIVETPINLNQYQKKLLYDLNNSLKGNQGDKNNPRSKRFFDGVKKFFQDLTK